From Larus michahellis chromosome 8, bLarMic1.1, whole genome shotgun sequence, one genomic window encodes:
- the DMRTA2 gene encoding doublesex- and mab-3-related transcription factor A2, with protein sequence MELRSELPSVPAAPPPVPPSSVAAAAAAAAATLPVSVAGSLLRAPPLLLRAAEKYPRTPKCARCRNHGVVSALKGHKRYCRWKDCMCAKCTLIAERQRVMAAQVALRRQQAQEENEARELQLLYGTAEGLALAAANGIIPPRPAYEVFGSVCAGGGGEGGAGASESKMQKFELFPKTLLPSRAVTPQQAGGKPLSPDGESVPGTSSPEARHGSGSENGDGESFLSSPVSKGPKEGEESPGSISPLGSDSGSEADKDEQDPSPSAGGRQRTPIDILTRVFPAHKRSVLELVLQGCGGDVVQAIEQILNNRGPEKGPEEGWARDGALQGLPPTPAAAAAAHHRPLIAGAMAPAIGTLGSRSAFSPLQPNATHFGAEAGAYPLGTHLGLNPLRLAYSAHSRGLAFMTPYSTAGLMPTLGFRPPVDYAFSDLMRDRSAVHKEQVYSGGLYGPMVNNTPEKQ encoded by the exons ATGGAGCTGCGGTCGGAACTGCCCAGCGtgcccgccgcgcccccgccggtcccccccagctccgtggcggcggccgcggcggcggcggcggccacgcTGCCGGTGAGCGTGGCCGGGAGCTTGCTGCGggccccgccgctgctgctgcgggCGGCCGAGAAGTACCCGCGGACGCCCAAGTGCGCCCGTTGCCGCAACCACGGGGTGGTGTCGGCGCTGAAGGGCCACAAGCGGTACTGCCGCTGGAAGGACTGCATGTGCGCCAAGTGCACCCTCATCGCCGAGCGCCAGCGCGTCATGGCCGCCCAGGTCGCGCTGCGCCGCCAGCAGGCGCAGGAGGAGAACGAAGCCCGGGAGCTCCAGCTGCTCTACGGCACGGCCGAGGGGCTGGCCCTGGCCGCCGCCAACGGCATCATCCCGCCGCGGCCCGCGTACGAGGTCTTCGGCTCCGTCtgcgccgggggcggcggcgagGGAGGCGCCGGCGCCTCAG AGTCCAAGATGCAGAAGTTCGAGCTGTTCCCCAAGACGCTGCTGCCGAGCCGCGCCGTCACCCCGCAGCAGGCGGGCGGGAAGCCCCTCTCCCCGGACGGCGAGTCCGTGCCCGGCACCTCCTCCCCAGAAGCTCGCCACGGCTCGGGCTCGGAGAACGGGGACGGCGAGTCCTTCCTGAGCTCGCCCGTCTCCAAGGGGccgaaggagggggaggagagcccGGGCTCCATCAGCCCGCTGGGCTCGGACTCGGGCTCGGAGGCGGACAAGGACGAGCAGGACCCGTCGCCCTCGGCCGGCGGCCGGCAGCGGACTCCCATCGACATCCTGACGCGCGTCTTCCCGGCGCACAAGCGCAGCGTGCTGGagctggtgctgcagggctgcGGCGGGGACGTGGTACAGGCCATCGAGCAGATCCTCAACAACCGCGGCCCGGAGAAGGGCCCCGAGGAGGGCTGGGCCCGGGACGGCGCCTTGCAAGGCCTTCCacccacccccgccgccgccgccgccgcccaccaCCGGCCCTTGATCGCCGGCGCCATGGCCCCGGCCATCGGTACGCTGGGCAGCCGCTCCGCCTTCTCCCCCCTGCAGCCCAACGCCACGCACTTCGGGGCCGAGGCCGGCGCCTACCCGCTGGGCACCCACCTGGGACTCAACCCCCTGCGCCTCGCCTACTCGGCGCACAGCCGGGGACTGGCCTTCATGACCCCCTACTCCACGGCCGGGCTGATGCCCACCCTGGGGTTCCGGCCACCCGTGGACTACGCCTTCAGCGACCTCATGCGGGACCGCTCCGCCGTGCACAAGGAGCAGGTCTACTCCGGCGGGCTCTACGGGCCCATGGTCAACAACACCCCCGAGAAGCAATAG